The following proteins are encoded in a genomic region of Kosakonia oryzae:
- a CDS encoding DNA-directed RNA polymerase subunit alpha, which translates to MQGSVTEFLKPRLVDIEQVSSTHAKVTLEPLERGFGHTLGNALRRILLSSMPGCAVTEVEIDGVLHEYSTKEGVQEDILEILLNLKGLAVRVQGKDDVILTLNKSGIGPVTAADITHDGDVEIVKPQHVICHLTDENASINMRIKVQRGRGYVPASARIHSEEDERPIGRLLVDACYSPVERIAYNVEAARVEQRTDLDKLVIEMETNGTIDPEEAIRRAATILAEQLEAFVDLRDVRQPEVKEEKPEFDPILLRPVDDLELTVRSANCLKAEAIHYIGDLVQRTEVELLKTPNLGKKSLTEIKDVLASRGLSLGMRLENWPPASIADE; encoded by the coding sequence CAAGGTGACCCTTGAGCCTTTAGAGCGTGGCTTTGGCCATACTCTGGGTAACGCACTGCGCCGTATTCTGCTCTCATCGATGCCGGGTTGCGCGGTGACTGAGGTTGAGATTGATGGTGTACTTCATGAGTACAGCACCAAAGAAGGCGTTCAGGAAGATATCCTTGAAATCCTGCTCAACCTGAAAGGGCTGGCGGTGAGAGTTCAGGGGAAAGATGATGTTATTCTTACTCTGAATAAATCTGGCATTGGCCCTGTGACTGCAGCCGACATTACCCACGACGGTGATGTCGAAATCGTCAAGCCGCAGCATGTGATCTGCCACCTGACCGATGAAAACGCATCTATCAATATGCGTATCAAAGTTCAGCGCGGTCGTGGTTATGTGCCGGCGTCTGCCCGAATTCATTCGGAAGAAGATGAGCGCCCGATCGGCCGTTTACTGGTTGATGCGTGCTACAGCCCTGTAGAGCGAATTGCCTACAATGTTGAAGCAGCACGTGTTGAACAGCGCACCGACCTGGACAAGCTGGTCATCGAAATGGAAACCAATGGCACAATCGATCCTGAAGAGGCGATTCGTCGTGCGGCAACCATCCTGGCAGAACAACTGGAAGCTTTCGTTGATTTACGTGATGTACGTCAGCCGGAAGTTAAAGAAGAGAAACCAGAATTCGATCCGATCCTGCTGCGCCCTGTTGACGATCTGGAATTGACTGTCCGCTCTGCTAACTGCCTCAAGGCAGAAGCTATCCACTATATCGGTGATCTGGTACAGCGTACCGAGGTTGAGTTGCTGAAAACGCCGAACCTGGGTAAAAAATCTCTTACTGAGATTAAAGACGTGCTGGCCTCACGTGGTCTGTCTCTGGGCATGCGCCTGGAAAACTGGCCGCCGGCAAGCATTGCTGACGAGTAA
- the rplQ gene encoding 50S ribosomal protein L17, with translation MRHRKSGRQLNRNSSHRQAMFRNMAGSLVRHEIIKTTLPKAKELRRVVEPLITLAKTDSVANRRLAFARTRDNEIVAKLFNELGPRFASRAGGYTRILKCGFRAGDNAPMAYIELVDRAEPKAEAAAE, from the coding sequence ATGCGCCATCGTAAGAGTGGTCGTCAACTGAACCGCAACAGCAGCCATCGCCAGGCCATGTTCCGTAACATGGCAGGTTCTCTGGTTCGTCATGAGATCATCAAGACGACTCTGCCGAAAGCGAAAGAGCTGCGTCGCGTAGTTGAGCCGCTGATTACTCTTGCCAAGACTGATAGCGTTGCTAATCGTCGTCTGGCATTCGCCCGTACTCGTGATAACGAGATCGTGGCAAAACTGTTTAACGAGCTGGGCCCGCGTTTCGCGAGCCGTGCCGGTGGTTACACTCGCATTCTGAAGTGTGGCTTCCGTGCTGGTGACAATGCTCCGATGGCTTACATCGAGCTGGTTGATCGCGCCGAGCCGAAAGCAGAAGCTGCTGCAGAGTAA
- a CDS encoding DnaJ family domain-containing protein — MWLLDQWAERHILDAQNKGEFDNLPGCGEPLTLDDDSHVPPELRAGYRLLKNAGCLPPELEYRREAIALADLLNSVGENHPQHRELLRRLSLLELKLRQAGLSTDFLRGDYAIKLQQKLNEE, encoded by the coding sequence ATGTGGTTGCTTGATCAGTGGGCAGAACGGCATATTCTTGACGCCCAAAATAAAGGTGAATTCGACAACCTTCCCGGTTGCGGCGAGCCGCTCACTCTGGATGATGATTCTCATGTTCCTCCGGAGCTTCGAGCTGGGTACCGTTTATTGAAGAATGCTGGCTGTCTACCGCCAGAGCTTGAATATCGTAGAGAAGCTATTGCGCTGGCTGATTTGTTAAATAGCGTGGGGGAAAATCACCCACAGCATCGAGAGCTGCTACGCCGCTTATCTTTACTTGAGCTCAAATTGCGCCAGGCCGGTTTAAGTACTGATTTTTTGCGCGGTGATTACGCCATAAAACTGCAGCAAAAGTTAAATGAGGAGTAG
- the zntR gene encoding Zn(2+)-responsive transcriptional regulator: MYRIGEIAKLAEVTPDTIRYYEKQQMMDHEIRTEGGFRLYTDRDLQRLKFIRHARQLGFTLEAIRELLSIRIDPEHHTCQESKSIVQTRLAEVEARIDELQTMRRSLQKLNDACCGTAHSSVYCSILEALEQGASGKTDSSTC; this comes from the coding sequence ATGTACCGCATTGGTGAAATTGCAAAGCTAGCTGAAGTGACGCCCGATACCATCCGCTACTACGAAAAACAACAAATGATGGATCATGAAATACGGACGGAAGGCGGTTTTCGTCTTTATACGGACAGAGATTTGCAACGTCTAAAATTTATTCGCCATGCGCGCCAGTTAGGATTTACGTTAGAAGCGATACGTGAATTACTGTCGATCCGAATTGATCCCGAACATCACACATGCCAGGAATCAAAGAGTATTGTGCAGACCCGTCTGGCTGAAGTGGAAGCGCGTATCGATGAACTCCAGACAATGCGGCGTTCCCTACAGAAACTGAACGATGCCTGTTGTGGTACTGCGCATAGCAGTGTCTATTGTTCCATTCTGGAAGCGTTGGAACAGGGCGCGAGTGGTAAGACTGATTCGTCGACATGTTGA
- a CDS encoding alternative ribosome-rescue factor A, whose translation MSRYQHTKGQINDNAIEALLHDPLFRQRVEKNKKGKGSYLRKEKHANRGYKEASGKQAYRLFTTGLLVSA comes from the coding sequence ATGAGCCGCTATCAGCATACCAAAGGGCAGATTAATGATAATGCCATTGAGGCATTGTTGCATGATCCACTGTTCAGGCAGCGTGTTGAGAAAAATAAGAAAGGGAAAGGGAGTTATCTGCGAAAAGAAAAACATGCAAACCGGGGATATAAGGAGGCCAGTGGCAAGCAAGCATATCGCTTATTTACCACTGGCCTTCTGGTTTCTGCTTAA
- the mscL gene encoding large-conductance mechanosensitive channel protein MscL → MSILKEFREFAMRGNVVDLAVGVIIGAAFGKIVSSLVADIIMPPLGLLIGGIDFKQFALTLRDAQGDVPAVVMHYGVFIQNVFDFIIVAFAIFLAIKVINKLKRNQEEEPKAPPAPSKEEVLLSEIRDLLKEQNNRN, encoded by the coding sequence ATGAGTATTTTGAAAGAGTTCCGCGAGTTCGCAATGCGCGGCAATGTAGTGGATTTGGCCGTTGGTGTGATCATCGGTGCAGCATTCGGTAAAATCGTATCTTCACTGGTAGCAGATATCATTATGCCGCCACTTGGATTATTAATTGGCGGAATTGATTTCAAACAGTTTGCATTAACGTTGCGTGATGCTCAGGGCGATGTGCCCGCAGTCGTAATGCATTACGGCGTGTTTATCCAGAATGTATTTGATTTTATCATCGTTGCTTTTGCCATCTTCCTTGCGATCAAGGTAATTAATAAGCTGAAACGCAATCAGGAAGAAGAGCCTAAAGCCCCACCGGCGCCAAGCAAAGAAGAAGTATTGCTGAGTGAAATCCGAGACCTGCTGAAAGAGCAGAATAACCGTAATTAA
- the trkA gene encoding Trk system potassium transporter TrkA, translating into MKIIILGAGQVGGTLAENLVGENNDITVVDTNGDRLRSLQDKFDLRVVQGHGSHPRVLREAGADDADMLVAVTSSDETNMVACQVAYSLFNTPNRIARIRSPDYVRDADKLFHSEAVPIDHLIAPEQLVIDSIYRLIEYPGALQVVNFAEGKVSLAVVKAYYGGPLVGNALSTMREHMPHIDTRVAAIFRHDRPIRPQGSTIVEAGDEVFFIAASQHIRAVMSELQRLEKPYKRIMLVGGGNIGAGLARQLEKDYSVKLIERDQQRAAELAEKLQNTIVFYGDASDQELLAEEHIDQVDLFIAVTNDDEANIMSAMLAKRMGAKKVMVLIQRRAYVDLVQGSVIDIAISPQQATISALLSHVRKADIVGVSSLRRGVAEAIEAVAHGDETTSRVVGRVIDEIKLPPGTIIGAVVRGNDVMIANDNLRIEQGDHVIMFLTDKKYITDVERLFQPSPFFL; encoded by the coding sequence ATGAAAATAATTATTCTGGGCGCAGGACAGGTTGGCGGCACGCTGGCGGAAAACCTGGTCGGGGAGAATAACGACATTACCGTTGTCGACACTAATGGCGATCGTTTGCGCAGCCTGCAGGACAAGTTTGATCTGCGCGTTGTGCAGGGGCATGGCTCGCATCCACGTGTATTACGTGAAGCCGGCGCAGATGATGCCGATATGCTGGTCGCTGTGACCAGTTCAGATGAAACCAATATGGTTGCCTGTCAGGTTGCTTACTCGCTGTTTAATACGCCGAACCGCATTGCACGTATTCGTTCGCCAGACTATGTGCGCGATGCCGATAAGCTGTTCCATTCAGAAGCTGTGCCAATCGACCACTTAATCGCACCGGAACAGTTGGTTATCGATAGTATCTATCGGCTGATCGAATATCCGGGAGCGCTGCAAGTAGTGAATTTCGCTGAGGGGAAAGTCAGCCTTGCCGTAGTTAAAGCCTACTACGGTGGGCCGCTCGTTGGTAATGCCTTATCGACCATGCGCGAACATATGCCGCATATTGATACCCGCGTTGCGGCCATATTCCGCCACGACCGTCCTATCCGCCCGCAAGGTTCTACCATCGTTGAGGCCGGAGATGAGGTGTTCTTTATTGCCGCATCGCAGCATATTCGTGCAGTAATGAGCGAGCTACAGCGTCTGGAAAAACCTTATAAACGCATCATGCTGGTTGGCGGCGGGAATATAGGTGCAGGTCTGGCACGCCAGCTGGAGAAAGATTACAGCGTCAAATTGATCGAACGCGATCAGCAGCGTGCCGCAGAGCTGGCAGAAAAATTACAAAACACCATCGTTTTCTATGGGGATGCTTCGGATCAAGAATTGCTGGCTGAAGAACACATCGATCAAGTTGATCTATTTATTGCCGTCACCAACGATGACGAAGCGAATATTATGTCGGCAATGCTGGCCAAACGTATGGGAGCGAAAAAGGTGATGGTGCTCATCCAGCGCCGCGCTTACGTCGATCTGGTGCAGGGCAGCGTAATTGATATTGCGATTTCACCACAGCAGGCAACTATCTCCGCGCTGCTTAGCCACGTGCGCAAAGCCGATATTGTCGGGGTTTCTTCGTTGCGTCGTGGCGTCGCCGAGGCGATCGAAGCTGTCGCTCACGGTGATGAAACGACCTCTCGCGTGGTGGGTCGTGTTATTGATGAGATTAAACTCCCACCCGGCACGATTATTGGCGCAGTGGTACGTGGCAACGATGTGATGATTGCTAATGATAATTTGCGTATTGAGCAAGGCGACCACGTAATTATGTTTTTAACCGACAAAAAATATATTACGGATGTTGAAAGGCTCTTCCAGCCAAGCCCCTTCTTCCTTTAA
- the rsmB gene encoding 16S rRNA (cytosine(967)-C(5))-methyltransferase RsmB encodes MKKQNNLRSMAAQAIEQVMEQGQSLSNILPPLQQKVSEKDKALLQELCFGVLRVLPQLDWLINKLMSRPMTGKQRTVHYLIMVGFYQLLHTRIPAHAALAETVEGAVAIKRPQLKGLINGVLRQFQRQQEELLAEFASSDNRYLFPAWLLKRVQKAYPQQWQQVIEASNQRPPMWLRVNRQHHTRDGWLALLEEHGLQGFTHADYLDAVRLAVAAPVTALPGFAEGWVTVQDASAQGCIKFLAPQNGERILDLCAAPGGKTTHILEAAPEASVLAVDVDELRLSRVYDNLKRLGMKAQVKQGDGRFPSQWCGDEAFDRILVDAPCSATGVIRRHPDIKWLRRDRDIPELVQLQSEILDAIWPHLKSGGTLVYATCSILPEENSQQVAAFLKRTPDAQLSLTGTPEQPGLQKLPGAEEGDGFFYAKIIKQ; translated from the coding sequence ATGAAAAAACAGAACAATTTACGCAGTATGGCTGCGCAGGCTATCGAGCAGGTGATGGAACAAGGGCAATCGCTCAGCAATATCCTGCCGCCACTTCAACAGAAAGTCTCTGAAAAAGATAAGGCACTGCTCCAGGAGTTGTGCTTCGGTGTTTTACGCGTGCTGCCACAGCTCGACTGGCTGATCAATAAGCTGATGTCGCGTCCGATGACCGGAAAACAGCGCACAGTACACTACCTGATCATGGTCGGGTTTTATCAGCTTCTACATACCCGAATTCCTGCGCATGCGGCGCTGGCAGAAACGGTAGAAGGTGCGGTTGCTATCAAACGGCCACAGCTTAAGGGATTGATTAATGGCGTGTTGCGCCAGTTTCAACGTCAGCAAGAGGAATTACTGGCGGAATTCGCTAGCAGCGATAACCGCTATCTGTTTCCGGCATGGCTGCTAAAACGAGTACAAAAAGCTTATCCGCAGCAATGGCAGCAGGTTATCGAGGCCAGCAACCAACGCCCACCAATGTGGCTGCGCGTGAACCGCCAACACCATACCCGTGACGGCTGGCTGGCATTACTGGAAGAACATGGTTTGCAAGGGTTTACCCATGCGGATTACCTGGATGCCGTTCGTCTGGCGGTGGCAGCTCCCGTTACCGCACTTCCTGGATTTGCGGAAGGCTGGGTCACCGTGCAGGATGCGTCAGCCCAGGGTTGTATCAAATTCCTCGCCCCGCAAAATGGCGAACGCATTCTCGACCTTTGTGCTGCACCAGGCGGCAAAACAACGCATATTCTTGAAGCGGCGCCGGAAGCCAGCGTCCTGGCAGTGGATGTTGACGAACTACGCTTATCCCGCGTTTACGACAACCTGAAACGTCTGGGTATGAAAGCGCAGGTTAAACAGGGAGACGGTCGTTTCCCGTCACAGTGGTGTGGCGATGAAGCCTTTGACCGTATTCTGGTAGATGCGCCTTGTTCTGCGACAGGGGTCATTCGTCGACACCCGGACATCAAGTGGCTGCGTCGCGATCGTGATATTCCTGAATTGGTGCAATTGCAGTCTGAAATTCTGGATGCTATCTGGCCGCATCTAAAATCCGGCGGCACACTGGTATACGCGACCTGTTCGATCCTGCCGGAAGAGAACAGCCAGCAGGTTGCAGCTTTCCTCAAGCGTACGCCAGATGCGCAGCTTAGCCTGACCGGTACGCCGGAACAGCCAGGGTTGCAGAAATTGCCGGGAGCGGAAGAAGGTGACGGATTCTTTTACGCTAAGATAATCAAACAGTGA
- the fmt gene encoding methionyl-tRNA formyltransferase — translation MSDSLRIIFAGTPDFAARHLDALLSSEHQVVGVFTQPDRPAGRGKKLMPSPVKVLAEEKGLPVFQPASLRQQENQQLIADLNADVMVVVAYGLILPKAVLDMPRKGCINVHGSLLPRWRGAAPIQRSLWAGDEETGVTIMQMDVGLDTGDMLYKLSCPITAQDTSATLYAKLAELGPQGLLVTLQQLAQGNAQPQVQDEALVTYAEKLSKEEARIDWSLSAAQLERCIRAFNPWPMSWFMIDEQPVKIWQASVIPLATRAEPGTILDASKAGIQVATVDGILNLESLQPAGKKAMSAQDLLNSRREWFVPGNRLA, via the coding sequence GTGTCAGATTCTCTACGTATTATTTTCGCCGGCACACCTGACTTCGCAGCGCGTCACCTTGACGCGCTGTTGTCTTCTGAGCATCAGGTCGTTGGGGTTTTCACCCAGCCAGATCGCCCCGCCGGCCGCGGTAAAAAACTGATGCCCAGCCCGGTGAAAGTGCTGGCAGAAGAAAAAGGCTTGCCGGTGTTTCAGCCAGCATCTCTGCGCCAACAGGAAAATCAGCAACTGATCGCCGACCTCAACGCCGATGTCATGGTCGTAGTGGCATATGGTTTGATTCTTCCCAAAGCCGTTCTGGATATGCCGCGCAAGGGCTGCATCAATGTGCATGGTTCTCTGCTGCCGCGCTGGCGCGGTGCGGCGCCGATCCAGCGCTCATTATGGGCTGGAGATGAGGAAACTGGCGTCACTATTATGCAGATGGATGTGGGGCTCGATACTGGCGATATGCTATATAAGCTTTCATGCCCTATTACCGCACAAGACACCAGCGCCACGCTATATGCGAAATTAGCGGAGCTTGGCCCGCAGGGGCTGCTTGTCACATTGCAACAGCTCGCTCAGGGCAATGCGCAGCCGCAGGTGCAGGACGAAGCGCTGGTCACTTACGCAGAGAAACTGAGCAAAGAAGAGGCTCGCATTGACTGGTCGCTCAGCGCCGCGCAGCTGGAACGCTGCATCCGTGCTTTCAACCCGTGGCCAATGAGCTGGTTCATGATTGATGAGCAGCCGGTGAAAATATGGCAAGCCTCGGTGATTCCTTTAGCTACCCGTGCTGAGCCCGGTACGATTCTGGATGCTTCAAAAGCGGGTATTCAGGTCGCTACCGTCGACGGAATACTGAATCTTGAATCTCTACAGCCAGCAGGTAAAAAAGCCATGAGCGCGCAGGATCTCCTGAACTCACGGCGTGAGTGGTTTGTCCCCGGCAATCGCCTGGCGTGA
- the def gene encoding peptide deformylase, whose translation MAVLHVLHIPDERLRKVAEPVKEVNADIQRIVDDMFETMYAEEGIGLAATQVDIHQRIIVIDVSENRDEQLVLINPELLEKSGETGIEEGCLSIPEQRALVPRAEKVKIRALDRDGKTFELEADGLLAICIQHEMDHLVGKLFIDYLSPMKRQRIRQKVEKLDRMNARA comes from the coding sequence ATGGCAGTTTTGCATGTGTTACATATTCCGGACGAGCGTCTTCGCAAAGTCGCCGAGCCGGTTAAAGAAGTGAATGCGGACATTCAACGTATTGTGGATGATATGTTTGAAACCATGTACGCAGAAGAAGGTATTGGTCTTGCGGCAACGCAGGTTGATATCCATCAGCGCATTATCGTGATCGACGTTTCTGAAAATCGCGACGAACAACTGGTACTGATTAACCCGGAACTGCTGGAAAAAAGCGGTGAAACAGGCATCGAAGAAGGCTGTCTGTCCATTCCGGAACAACGAGCATTAGTACCGCGCGCTGAAAAAGTGAAAATCCGTGCGCTGGATCGTGACGGAAAAACATTCGAACTGGAAGCTGATGGGCTGCTGGCTATCTGTATTCAGCACGAGATGGATCATCTGGTAGGTAAACTGTTCATTGATTACCTGTCGCCGATGAAACGTCAGCGCATTCGCCAGAAAGTTGAAAAACTGGATCGCATGAACGCTCGCGCTTAA